A genomic window from Bos javanicus breed banteng chromosome 13, ARS-OSU_banteng_1.0, whole genome shotgun sequence includes:
- the TCF15 gene encoding transcription factor 15, protein MAFALLRPVGAHVLYPDVRLLSEDEENRSESDASDQSFGCCEGLEAARRGPGPGGGRRAAGSAGPVVVVRQRQAANARERDRTQSVNTAFTALRTLIPTEPVDRKLSKIETLRLASSYIAHLANVLLLGDAADDGQPCFRAAGSAKSAVSAAPEGGRQPRSICTFCLSNQRKGGSRRDLGGSCLKVRGVAPLRVPRR, encoded by the exons ATGGCGTTCGCACTGCTGCGCCCCGTCGGCGCGCACGTGCTGTACCCGGACGTGCGGCTGTTGAGCGAGGACGAGGAGAACCGGAGCGAGAGCGACGCCTCCGATCAGTCGTTCGGCTGCTGCGAGGGCCTGGAGGCGGCACGGCGCGGCCCGGGCCCcgggggcgggcggcgggcggcgggcagCGCGGGCCCGGTGGTGGTGGTGCGACAGCGCCAGGCGGCCAACGCGCGGGAGCGGGACCGCACGCAGAGCGTGAACACGGCCTTCACGGCGCTGCGCACGCTCATCCCCACCGAGCCGGTGGACCGCAAGCTGTCCAAGATTGAGACGCTGCGCCTGGCGTCCAGCTACATCGCACATCTGGCCAACGTGCTGCTGCTGGGCGACGCGGCCGACGACGGGCAGCCGTGCTTCCGAGCTGCGGGCAGTGCCAAGAGCGCGGTCTCCGCCGCCCCCGAAGGCGGCCGCCAGCCACGCTCCATCTGCACCTTCTGCCTCAGCAACCAGCGAAAGGGG GGAAGCCGTCGTGACCTGGGGGGCAGCTGCTTGAAGGTGAGGGGGGTAGCCCCACTCCGAGTGCCACGGAGATGA